The following coding sequences are from one Anolis sagrei isolate rAnoSag1 chromosome 6, rAnoSag1.mat, whole genome shotgun sequence window:
- the LOC137097247 gene encoding programmed cell death 1 ligand 1-like codes for MDILSLILLAVFCGLGNATKKLHVQTGPSLVKAAVGDDVLLDCMFTINDTTPDLSLFSILWFHRGKQLAEFDDMVTMFKQASSLNEDELMKGNASLAISQVSAENSGKYRCYVTYLPEVVIWEVTLQVDDPLQKQEDDLEEDSFLSRLCFVRSDILSKLDQITKGLEQLMPILQEFVNSKVVSGCRSDVASQEPLD; via the exons ATGGACATCTTGTCATTGATCCTTCTTGCTGTCTTTTGCGGCCTTGGAAATGCCA CCAAGAAGCTCCATGTTCAGACAGGCCCTTCGCTGGTGAAAGCTGCTGTGGGGGATGATGTTTTGCTGGATTGCATGTTTACCATCAATGACACGACTCCAGACCTCAGCCTTTTCTCAATCTTGTGGTTTCACCGGGGCAAACAGCTGGCAGAGTTTGATGACATGGTGACCATGTTCAAGCAAGCAAGCAGCCTGAACGAGGATGAGCTGATGAAAGGCAATGCTTCCCTGGCCATCTCCCAGGTTTCGGCAGAAAACTCTGGCAAATACAGATGTTATGTCACATATTTGCCAGAGGTTGTCATCTGGGAAGTGACTTTGCAAGTTGATG ACCCCTTGCAGAAACAGGAGGATGATCTGGAAGAGGATTCCTTTCTCTCCAGACTGTGTTTTGTCCGTTCGGATATCCTGAGCAAGCTGGATCAGATCACCAAAGGTTTGGAGCAACTCATGCCAATTCTCCAGGAGTTTGTGAACAGCAAGGTGGTCTCCGGATGCCGTTCTGATGTTGCCTCCCAGGAGCCGCTGGACTAA